A window from Purpureocillium takamizusanense chromosome 3, complete sequence encodes these proteins:
- the EXO1 gene encoding Rad2 nuclease (BUSCO:EOG09262A65~EggNog:ENOG503NWMW~COG:L) gives MGVSGLLPLLKSIQHPLELTKCKGETLGVDAYGWLHRAAYCCAAELGQGKPTKKYINAAMHRVRMLRHFGITPYMVFDGDYLPSKAATEESRAHKRDERMKLARELLKAGKPTQATQEFQRCIDITPEMASAVIQLLKEMDIPYVVAPYEADAQLVYLERQGLISGIISDDSDLLVFGAKRLLTKLDQYGNCIEIKRRDFCACREVSLTGWTDTDFRRMAIMSGCDYLDGLPGVGLKTAYRMLRKCKTPERVIRMLQFEGKRVSENYLTQFYQAELTFLHQWVFCPTKKELVHLTELGESRTAGEMPYIGSYVEPSLANAIAAGDVNPITKEPLRPPTTPSKRRHSQTLATLPGKLPAKPIGSYFKGHSRVPMGEMDPNCFSVDPQRVAQITDGGMVPRVFPLPRPYLDEANTLTSTVSSRTAPAPRTSPRLQRRRTEPIANVLASLSSSPAPTRSLRDVDVSAGPLLTAEAANRPKKKARLCHEVDDGSPKNSKFFSVPQRKSPRRAKSDAYLLSDDSIEEALRGLPDIDGWKLTSKPVKSISIFNDNSQKTVQDTQTTVAGSQTDAPGNETPASSIEMAMPSRVPAKPLPEHSRTTRTPNGLSRFSFSSQSSDTPGSSASQQSSIFSAASTASTAPSTSRSRLTPLQRLGARATSSSASPHMIKSKPMGQVARKGPPVNPSFVPLPRVDLDEVEALNRPCGSEDQLVPDSDGEAEDEVELPPKKLNLSRFAYS, from the exons ATGGGCGTCTCTG gactgctgccgctcctcaAGTCCATCCAGCATCCGCTGGAGCTGACAAAATGCAAGGGTGAAACACTCGGCGTTGACGCGTATGGCTGGCTTCACCGTGCTGCATACTGCTGTGCTGCTGAACTGGGCCAGGGCAAACCTACCAAGAA GTATATAAACGCGGCCATGCACCGCGTCCGGATGCTCCGTCACTTTGGCATCACTCCGTACATGGTCTTCGACGGCGACTACCTCCCGAGCAAGGCAGCCACTGAGGAATCCCGAGCACACAAACGAGACGAAAGAATGAAGCTGGCTCGGGAGCTCCTCAAGGCAGGAAAGCCCACTCAGGCAACCCAGGAGTTCCAAAGATGCATCGACATCACCCCTGAGATGGCTTCTGCCGTGATCCAACTGCTAAAGGAAATGGACATTCCGTACGTCGTGGCTCCGTACGAGGCGGACGCGCAACTAGTCTACCTCGAGCGCCAAGGCCTCATCAGCGGCATCATCTCGGACGACTCTGATCTTCTCGTCTTTGGAGCCAAGAGGCTCCTCACTAAGCTCGACCAGTACGGCAACTGCATAGAAATTAAACGGCGTGACTTTTGCGCGTGCCGCGAGGTCTCGCTGACTGGCTGGACGGATACCGACTTCCGACGCATGGCCATCATGAGCGGCTGCGACTATCTTGATGGACTACCGGGAGTTGGCCTGAAGACTGCATACCGTATGCTGCGAAAGTGCAAGACACCTGAGCGGGTCATTCGAATGCTGCAGTTCGAGGGGAAGCGCGTCTCGGAGAACTATTTGACGCAGTTTTACCAGGCGGAGCTGACATTTCTGCACCAATGGGTGTTCTGCCCGACCAAGAAGGAGCTCGTGCACCTAACAGAACTGGGAGAGTCAAGGACGGCCGGGGAGATGCCATATATTGGTTCATACGTCGAGCCGTCACTTGCAAACGCCATCGCGGCAGGCGACGTCAATCCCATCACGAAGGAACCGCTTCGGCCCCCAACGACTCCTTCTAAGCGGAGGCACTCTCAGACCttggcgacgctgcccggGAAACTGCCTGCAAAGCCTATAGGCTCGTACTTCAAGGGGCACTCCCGAGTCCCAATGGGCGAAATGGACCCAAATTGCTTCTCTGTTGACCCTCAACGAGTCGCACAGATCACGGACGGAGGGATGGTGCCCCGTGTCTTTCCACTGCCCAGGCCGTATCTGGACGAGGCGAATACTCTTACAAGCACCGTCTCCTCGAGGACAGCTCCGGCCCCGCGAacctcgcctcgtcttcaacggcggcgaACAGAGCCCATCGCCAACGTGCTTGCTTCGCTCTCCAGCAGCCCTGCACCGACCCGATCTCTGCGTGATGTGGACGTATCCGCCGGACCCCTGCTCACGGCTGAGGCGGCGAATAGACCAAAGAAGAAGGCGCGACTTTGTCATGAAGTTGACGACGGCTCGCCCAAGAATAGCAAATTCTTTTCTGTTCCGCAGCGCAAGAGCCCCCGACGGGCCAAGAGCGATGCTTACCTTCTGTCAGATGATTCTATTGAGGAAGCCCTCCGTGGTCTTCCTGACATTGATGGATGGAAGCTCACCTCAAAACCCGTCAAGTCTATTTCAATTTTCAACGACAACAGTCAAAAGACTGTCCAGGACACGCAGACCACCGTCGCTGGATCACAAACAGATGCTCCGGGCAATGAGACACCAGCCTCGTCGATCGAGATGGCCATGCCTTCCCGAGTTCCGGCCAAGCCGCTCCCTGAGCACTCTCGGACAACCCGGACGCCTAACGGCCTGAGCCGcttttccttctcctcccaATCCTCGGACACGCCTGGCTCTTCCGCGTCGCAGCAATCGTCCATATTCAGCGCAGCATCCACTGCCTCCACGGCGCCCTCCACCAGCCGATCGAGGCTCACGCCTCTTCAGCGGTTGGGTGCCAGAGCTACAAGTTCTTCTGCGTCCCCGCATATGATCAAGTCGAAGCCGATGGGACAGGTCGCCCGCAAGGGTCCGCCTGTGAACCCGTCATTTGTTCCCCTGCCCAGAGTGGATCtcgacgaggtggaggcTCTCAACAGGCCATGCGGGAGCGAGGATCAGCTCGTGCCtgacagcgacggcgaggctgaggacgaggtcgagctgcCCCCGAAGAAGCTCAATCTCTCTCGGTTCGCATATTCCTAA
- a CDS encoding uncharacterized protein (COG:O~EggNog:ENOG503P1V3): MAFRVSLRRIASSRPAAAAARNFHATSRAWVKVGDEVPTVELLENSPGNKVNLADEFKAANGYIVGVPGAFTGTCSSKHVPSYINHPNLKKAGQIFVVSVNDPFVMKAWSEQLDPAGETGIRFLADPAAELAKALDVGFDGTAIFGNVRSQRYALKVEDGKITETHIEPDGTGADVSMAEKVLG; the protein is encoded by the exons ATGGCCTTCCGCGTGTCACTCAGACGcatcgcctcctcccgccccgctgctgcggcggctcggaACTTCCACGCGACATCCCGTGCCTGGGTCAaggtgggcgacgaggtgccCACGGTTGAGCTCCTGGAGAACTCACCCGGCAACAAAGTCAACCTGGCCGACGAGTTCAAGGCGGCCAACGGGTACATTGTCGGCGTGCCGGGCGCCTTCACGGGGACCTGCTCCAGCAAGCATGTGCCCTCGTACATCAACCACCCCAACCTCAAAAAGGCAGGGCAGATCTTTGTCGTCTCGGTCAACGACCCTTTTGT CATGAAGGCCTGgagcgagcagctcgacccGGCCGGCGAGACTGGC ATCCGCTTCCTCGCTGACCCAGCCGctgagctggccaaggccctgGATGTGGGCTTCGACGGGACCGCCATCTTTGGTAACGTCCGCAGCCAGCGATACGCGCTCAAGGTCGAAGACGGCAAGATTACCGAGACTCACATCGAGCCCGACGGCACGGGAGCCGATG TGTCAATGGCCGAAAAGGTACTGGGCTGA
- the MAM33 gene encoding Mitochondrial acidic protein mam33 (BUSCO:EOG0926577T~EggNog:ENOG503P2ZN~COG:C) produces the protein MLSARTFARSATRAISRMSASTLRASARPVAFSRASPAFLGAMRTSRAAFSSTAGRRAADGETDDELSAKLESEIQIEEEMKANEQQPASVKDFLDNSPFELIDTAGQEVVKLTRSFGEEKITVSFSIADITNYDPFSEDPALEDEDVADDDDAALQSSSKQGNKASARPEEELEEDLEDDLDEETAAPINLSIVIEKPGKTAGALNIDATAQDGNIVVENMFYYEDAKVAKVESPEAAQRRADVYPGPPFGSLDEDLQVLMERFLEERGITQAMAVFVPDYVDVKEQREYLRWLSNVKAFVDA, from the exons ATGCTTTCCGCCAGGACATTCGCGCGGTCGGCCACGCGGGCCATTAGTCGCATGAGCGCCTCCACGTTGCGTGCCTCAGCCCGCCCCGTTGCGTTCTCCAGAGCCTCGCCTGCCTTCCTTGGCGCCATGCGAACCTCGCGAGCAGCCTTCTCCTCGACCGCCGGCCGGagggccgccgacggtgagACTGACGACGAGTTGTCTGCGAAGCTCGAGAGCGAGATTCAGATTGAAGAGGAGATGAAGGCCaatgagcagcagcctgcGAGCGTCAAGGACTTTCTGGACAACAGCCCCTTTGAGCTGATcgacacggccggccaggagGTTGTCAAGCTGACGCGCTCTTTTGGTGAGGAAAA GATCACGGTGAGCTTTTCCATTGCCGACATCACCAACTACGACCCCTTCTCCGAGGATCCCGcgctcgaggatgaggacgtcgccgacgacgacgatgccgcgctgCAGAGCTCCAGCAAGCAGGGCAACAAGGCGTCGGCGCGCCctgaggaggagctggaggaagatctcgaggacgacctcgacgaggagacggccgcGCCCATCAACCTGTCCATCGTCATCGAGAAGCCTGGCAAGACGGCTGGCGCGCTCAACAtcgacgccaccgcccaGGACGGCAACATTGTCGTCGAGAACATGTTCTACTACGAGGACGCCAAGGTGGCCAAGGTGGAGTCCCCTGAGGCTGCCCAGCGCCGTGCCGACGTCTACCCCGGCCCTCCGTTCGGCTccctcgacgaggaccttCAGGTGCTCATGGAGCGCttcctcgaggagcgcggcatcactcaggccatggccgtgttTGTGCCCGACTACGTCGATGTCAAGGAGCAGCGCGAGTATCTCCGCTGGCTCAGCAACGTCAAGGCCTTTGTCGACGCCTAA
- a CDS encoding RBR-type E3 ubiquitin transferase (COG:O~EggNog:ENOG503NWFP~BUSCO:EOG092627XA), with the protein MDSEEEYMSNMSSDDEIMQEYSADEDVSAGDDFDEDDFDEPDPDFGLSAKDIDKTKRQAHVIPFKVFQPADIQRQQNDMINEVNMILDMRKEDAAILLRYFRWNKERLLEDYMDRPDKVLEAAGLSNNASALPKLETIPGFVCDICCEDEEGLQSFAMKCGHRYCVDCYRQYLTQKIRGEGEAARIQCPADGCGRVLDSRSLDLLVTEDLTDRYHDLLNRTYVEDKDMFKWCPAPDCPNVIECGVKKKDLDRIVPTVECQCGYRFCFGCPNPDHQPAPCGLVKKWLKKCADDSETANWISANTKECPKCSSTIEKNGGCNHMTCRKCKYEFCWMCMGLWSEHGTSWYNCNRYEEKSGSEARDAQAKSRTSLERYLHYYNRYANHEQSAKLDKDIAQKTEKKMVQLQTTSGMSWIEVQYLNSASQALQTCRQTLKWTYAFAFYLAKNNLTEIFEDNQKDLEMAVENLSEMFEKPIQELSDSKLKVDIMDKTSYCNKRRVILLEDTADNLAKAKWTFNSDLTNPTPTPTARR; encoded by the exons ATGGATTCTGAAGAGGAGTACATGTCCAACAtgtcgagcgacgacgagattATGCAGGAgtacagcgccgacgaggacgtctCGGCGGGTGATG ACTTTGATGAAGATGACTTTGACGAACCCGATCCCGATTTCGGCCTGTCCGCCAAGGACATCGACAAGACGAAGCGGCAGGCGCACGTCATCCCCTTCAAGGTGTTTCAGCCGGCCGATATCCAGCGTCAGCAAAACGACATGATCAACGAAGTAAATATGATCCTCGACATGCGCAAAGAGGATGCCGCCATATTGCTGCGTTACTTTCGATGGAATAAGGAGCGCTTACTCGAGGACTACATGGACCGCCCGGACAAGGTGCTCGAGGCTGCTGGCCTGAGCAACAACGCCTCTGCACTGCCGAAGCTGGAGACAATCCCCGGCTTCGTTTGCGACATCTGctgcgaggacgaagaggggCTTCAGTCGTTTGCCATGAAGTGTGGTCACCGCTACTGTGTTGACTGCTATCGGCAGTACCTGACGCAGAAGATTCGTGGCGAAGGCGAAGCGGCTAGAATTCAGTGccccgccgacggctgcggccgcgtcctcgactcTCGGTCGCTGGACCTGCTCGTGACCGAGGACCTCACGGACAGGTACCATGACCTGCTCAACCGCACCTACGTGGAAGACAAGGACATGTTCAAGTGGTGCCCGGCCCCAGACTGCCCTAATGTCATCGAGTGCGGCGTCAAGAAGAAGGATCTGGACAGGATCGTGCCGACGGTTGAGTGTCAGTGCGGCTATCGCTTCTGCTTTGGCTGTCCAAATCCCGATCATCAGCCTGCTCCTTGTGGCCTGGTTAAGAAGTGGCTCAAGAAGTGTGCGGACGATTCGGAGACAGCGAACTGGATCTCGGCCAACACCAAAGAGTGCCCCAAATGCAGCTCAACCATTGAGAAGAATGGTGGATGCAACCACATGACATGCAGGAAGTGCAAGTATGAATTCTGCTGGATGTGCATGGGTCTGTGGTCGGAGCACGGCACGAGTTGGTACAACTGCAACCGGTACGAGGAGAAGAGTGGAtccgaggcccgcgacgcaCAGGCCAAGAGCCGCACTTCGCTGGAGCGCTACCTGCACTATTATAACCGGTATGCCAACCACGAGCAATCGGCCAAGCTAGACAAGGACATTGCCCAGaagacggagaagaagatggtGCAGCTGCAGACCACGTCGGGTATGTCTTGGATCGAGGTTCAGTACCTCAATTCCGCCTCCCAGGCGCTGCAGACGTGCCGTCAGACGCTTAAGTGGACATACGCCTTCGCCTTCTACCTCGCCAAGAACAACCTGACTGAGATATTCGAAGACAACCAAAAGGACCTGGAGATGGCGGTGGAGAACCTGTCAGAGATGTTTGAAAAGCCCATCCAAGAGCTCTCAGACTCGAAGCTTAAGGTGGATATTATGGACAAGACGTCATATTGCAACAAGCGTCGCGTGATTCTTCTTGAAGACACGGCGGATAATCTCGCCAAAG CTAAATGGACATTCAATTCCGACCTCACCAACCCTACTCCAACCCCCACGGCCCGCCGTTGA
- a CDS encoding uncharacterized protein (EggNog:ENOG503NUC9~COG:T) has product MATSATPPTVDAPDEPQSEGSKLRTFLGILKKFIGVTDLAAVRFSLPSQLLEPTPNLEYWTYLDAPNAFVAIGTSDEPLDRMLEVVRFWLTKDLKYAKGKPCKPYNSCLGEFFRCNWETEDNAPRIDTKELQGDKSNGNASAASSLKSDVSGLKTTVKDDKNGSSVSLSVPQHGKSADAHLVRVSYLTEQTSHHPPVSAFHVTCPEKGITARGFDQISAKFTGTSVKVLPGEHNMGIFITLDKRDGETYQLTHPAAHLGGILRGSLSVSVSEMAYFTCPQTKIKAILHYVEEGWLGRTTNKIDGVIFRYDPENDNKSRVQDVPEEDVLARLSGPWRERVVFTIGSRPVKTVPSEEQYTIINIGPLSVAPKIVPPEDQQQPNESLTLWGGVTRAIHAKQFSKATELKVELEEKQREKAREREKSGEEWKPVFFEHVVGNGGKPGLTDQGRRVLELAQKGEWSLDGITGQNGTTE; this is encoded by the exons ATGGCGACGTCCGCTACACCGCCGACCGTCGATGCGCCGGACGAACCGCAGAGCGAGGGCTCCAAGCTGCGGACGTTTCTAGGCATTTTGAAAAA GTTCATCGGCGTcaccgacctcgccgccgtgcgctTTTCGCTCCCCTCACAGCTGCTCGAGCCAACCCCCAACCTCGAGTACTGGACCTATCTCGACGCCCCTAACGCCTTCGTTGCCATCGGCACCTCGGACGAGCCGCTCGACCGCATGCTGGAAGTGGTGCGCTTCTGGCTCACAAAGGACCTCAAGTATGCCAAGGGCAAGCCGTGCAAGCCCTACAACTCGTGCTTGGGCGAGTTTTTCAGG TGTAATTGGGAAACCGAGGACAATGCGCCGAGGATCGATACTAAAGAGCTGCAGGGCGACAAGAGCAACGGCAATGCCAGTGCCGCATCCAGTTTGAAGAGCGACGTGTCCGGCCTAAAGACTAccgtcaaggacgacaagaATGGGTCGTCTGTCTCCCTGTCGGTTCCCCAACACGGGAAATCTGCCGACGCCCACCTCGTTCGCGTCTCGTACCTCACTGAGCAGACGTCTCATCACCCTCCTGTTAGCGCCTTCCACGTTACATGCCCGGAGAAGGGCATCACGGCCCGCGGCTTTGACCAAATCTCGGCCAAGTTTACCGGCACGTCGGTCAAGGTGTTGCCGGGCGAGCACAACATGGGCATCTTCATCACGCTTGAcaagcgcgacggcgagacgtACCAACTGACGCATCCGGCGGCGCACCTGGGTGGCATTCTAAGGGGCAGCCTGAGCGTGTCAGTCAGCGAGATGGCCTACTTTACGTGCCCTCAAACCAAAATTAAGGCCATCCTGCATTACGTGGAGGAGGGCTGGCTCGGCCGCACGACCAACAAGATTGACGGCGTCATCTTTCGCTACGACCCGGAGAATGACAATAAGTCGAGGGTTCAGGACGTGCCTGAAGAGGATGTCCTGGCCCGCCTGAGCGGCCCCTGGAGGGAGAGAGTGGTCTTCACCATCGGCTCGCGGCCCGTG AAAACCGTCCCTTCTGAAGAACAATacaccatcatcaacatTGGGCCGCTCAGCGTTGCACCCAAGATCGTGCCTCCCgaggaccagcagcagcccaacGAGTCGCTGACGCTCTGGGGTGGCGTCACGCGGGCCATCCATGCCAAGCAGTTCTCCAAAGCAACGGAGCTCAaggtcgagctcgaggagaagcagcgAGAAAAGGCCCGCGAGCGCGAAAAGTCGGGCGAGGAGTGGaagcccgtcttcttcgagcacgtcgtcggcaacggcggcaagcCCGGCCTGACTGACCAGGGCCGGCgggtcctcgagctcgcgcaaAAGGGCGAGTGGTCCCTGGACGGCATCACCGGACAGAACGGCACCACAGAGTAA
- the TMA16 gene encoding translation machinery-associated protein 16 (COG:S~EggNog:ENOG503P4GE) has translation MPSSLSKTRKQIAKKRNGEVNALHEKSRDSLRLHKAGVRDLRLQKLAEARSKKEQPIGVFGPSQGQSVTNTDALTVDRVAFFQERLKGRDDSPVDVATAQQFVEEFIRQYDEEYDSLKKTRRPGRPGSAREDLLKMKIAALRTEFKNGFVIPDIIKEENAKLLVQWEGSWARLTTLPWIKMSSAGSVRQADFPNKGIN, from the exons ATGCCTTCATCGCTCTCAAAGACCCGGAAGCAGATCGCTAAGAAGCGCAACGGTGAGGTCAACGCTCTGCATGAAAAGTCGCGAGACTCACTGCGCCTGCACAAGGCTGGTGTGAGGGACTTGAGGCTGCagaagctggccgaggcgaggagTAAAAAGGAACAGCCCATCGGTGTGTTTGGCCCATCTCAAGGCCAGTCAGTCACTAACACTGACGCTCTGACAGTTGACCGCGTGGCATTCTTCCAGGAGAGGCTCAAAGGAAGGGACGACAGCCCTGTCGACGTCGCTACGGCACAGCAGTTTGTGGAAGA ATTCATCCGCCAGTATGATGAGGAGTACGACTCCTTGAAAAAGACGCGAAggccagggcggcctggCAGCGCTAGGGAGGACTTGCTCAAGATGAAGATTGCTGCCCTAAGAACAGAGTTCAAAAACGGTTTCG TTATTCCGGATATCATCAAAGAGGAAAATGCGAAGCTACTAGTCCAGTGGGAGGGCTCGTGGGCGAGACTGACAACACTTCCATGGATCAAGATGTCGAGCGCGGGCAGCGTGCGGCAAGCTGACTTTCCGAACAAGGGCATCAACTAG